One Corynebacterium tuberculostearicum DNA window includes the following coding sequences:
- a CDS encoding NAD(+) diphosphatase, whose amino-acid sequence MFLPVTPHGQVPVTAAGEPVLVEKVPGGVGKHAVVDLGTLQACAYPEDGASELGRLESATFFADQPVILQAIALIRNRREQRFDPRTGHKLDYPAPGIVGRDPVDERRMVFPRLDPAVIGLIRLSGTDRILLARNRRRTSFFSLIAGYVEPGETAEAAFAREALEETGRRVDDIRYWGSQAWPPSGSLMLGFCARTADVHPTCHTDGELEEIRWVERAELPELTLPRPGSIAHTMIMEWYHGD is encoded by the coding sequence ATGTTCCTCCCGGTAACCCCTCATGGCCAGGTACCGGTTACGGCAGCGGGGGAGCCGGTGCTGGTGGAGAAGGTTCCCGGGGGCGTCGGCAAGCATGCAGTAGTGGACCTAGGTACCCTGCAGGCGTGCGCATATCCGGAGGACGGTGCTAGCGAGCTGGGCCGGCTGGAAAGCGCGACGTTCTTTGCGGACCAGCCGGTGATTTTGCAAGCCATTGCGCTGATCCGCAATCGGCGCGAGCAGCGCTTTGATCCGCGGACCGGCCACAAGTTGGACTACCCAGCACCGGGAATCGTGGGGCGCGATCCTGTGGACGAGCGCCGGATGGTTTTCCCACGCCTGGATCCTGCCGTCATCGGGCTTATTCGCCTCAGCGGAACCGACCGGATTTTGCTGGCGCGCAATCGCCGCCGTACTAGCTTCTTTTCTCTGATCGCCGGCTACGTGGAGCCGGGCGAGACCGCGGAGGCTGCTTTTGCACGCGAGGCCTTAGAAGAAACCGGGCGCAGGGTGGACGATATTCGCTATTGGGGCTCGCAGGCGTGGCCGCCGAGTGGCTCCCTTATGCTGGGCTTTTGTGCGCGCACGGCTGATGTCCACCCCACCTGCCATACTGATGGGGAATTGGAAGAAATCCGGTGGGTGGAGCGCGCCGAGCTGCCTGAGCTGACGCTTCCTCGTCCGGGTTCAATTGCACACACGATGATTATGGAGTGGTATCACGGTGACTAA